The window TAAACCCATGGCCTAACTGAGCTCAACTGAAGTACGACATGGGttctgtgtctgtatgtgtatcTTTTGACATTTTAAAGGAATAAGCAACTAGAGAAATACCATAGTGTTTAGATTAAATCACTGAAACACATAGTTACTGTTTTTGTAATTAAGTTAATAAATATGAtgcattaaaacatattttaatttatatttgcAGGAATGTGTATTGATTTAATTCTAGAATGTCTTCAAATGTGGCTGAGCCTTGTTTGCAAAACATAAATTGTCTGGTCTACATATTTTGACAGGTCACATTACATAGTCCATTGTCAATTCTTTTTGGAAAGCCAGACTGTGTTCACTTCTTTTGGAAACAGCCGTTACCTTACAAGCTAATGCCTTAGCTAATGCCTAGCTTGATATTATATCTACAATATGTTTTGAAATTGCATAtgacatgtaaataatatttttctttgtcatattgcccacatCTAACTGAGTGTCTAACTAAacctttttgtatttttttatattttctttaatttgcaacagAACTGCACTCGTAAGTTGCAGCTAAAATGATGGCATTTAATAGAGCatcttacaaaagtgcttcgtcAACTCAGAACATAGTGTGCTATTGTGAATAGGCTAGacttcaaagatacctctaagctcagacactgccaaatacaaaagtcaatgTGGATACATAATTACTGTGCCTAAATGTCAAAGAGATCAAAGTCAGACATATAAGTGCAGTCACAAGCCTGTAATAAGTACAAGATCAGTGCTGAAAAAAGTGCTTTTGAAAAAGAAGATGATTTAGCCATGTAAAGTAGCGACGCAGCTTATTCACTCTCACATTTCATTGCACAGGACAGGCATTGGATGAACCCAAGGTGATGTTTGGTGACATTGCCGTAAATGTTGGTTTCCAGAACGCAGACCCATGTACAGCCCGTGGGTGCAAATGGATCAAAGAGAGGGACGGAAACGTCTACGTGCCCTTCTTCATTTCCAACCAATACTGTGAGTGACCGTCCTTACCAGAGTTAAATGATTATGTCTCCTAACTGCTCTATCTGACGAGATATGTATCTCCTTGGCAGCAACACGGGAGAAAAATGTCATTGAGAGTGCTATGAGGTCCTTCGAGAGGTCCACCTGCGTCCGATTCATACCTCGCACAAGACAGCAAGACTTTGTACACATTCAGTCTCTTTCTGGGTATGTGACCAGGTCTTTAAACACTCCAGATAAAGCCTATCAATCATTTTGAACTCTAATTAAACTCTTTGAActctaataaaaaaatgtatggaTACAATATGGATGAATtttttaagggtattaaaaagagttccaGATTTTGTTGGAAtgactgtctagggaaggctttcgactagattttggagcttgcattcagtgacaaaagcgttagtgaggtcaggatgttggatgatcaccactccacctcatgctcaactccccaattcatccaaAAGTTTTGGCTGGAGCaaggttccactgctccacagctcaatgctgaggggctttatacccctctagcccacgcctggcattagacatgctcccgataggttcatgttaatctgctccagagaacgttgttctattggcaatacatgactagacaagctgtgtgtgcatttgtgatGGGtgcttaaagtatctgaatgcattcattagaatgagtgtccacaaacatttggacatgtttatTTCAATAGGGTTAAAACGTAGCAATAGATATTCTGCACTCAAATATTGATTTGAAATTagtcaaatgtaaatgtctgagcATAAACAGACataatgtataaaaatacataactttattattttaagcaAATGTGTGCCAATACAGATTGATTTACTGTGCATCTCTTAAACCTAGACCTTTAGAATCCTGGAGTTTTCTGTACGTGTGTGCTTATTATATAAAACATTCATAAACAACTTGTTTATTTCCCTTTTGTTTTCATCCAAAACAATAAAGTGCTGTTTTTGACTTATAGGTGCTATTCTTTTGTGggtagaagaggaggagggcagGTTGTGTCTCTTAATCGCAATGGATGTGTCTATTTGGGTGTGGTCCAGCATGAGCTCCTCCATGCTCTGGGCTTCAACCACGAGCAGACCCGCAGTGACCGTGACCAGCATGTCCGGATCCTCTTACAAAACGTCATTCGTGGTGGgtaaagtgggtgtttctacctACATACTGTACAAATATTTAGCTGAGAAATGATCCATTTGCATTTTACTCAATTTAGTGCTGTGTACTTCTACAGTCAGTTTAGAAGTGAACATGAAGGACCCCATTAACATATTGGTCAAACTTGAGATGGTTAGGGCCTTTCTCAAGGGCAAATAGAGGCAGCTTGGCAAGCCCCAGGTATCAAATTCAAGGGTGAAGGTTTGATTTTGACATTGGAGGTAACGTAAAAGTGGTCCACTTGGGCACCCTGGACGATGAGTGCAGTTTCTTGTCATCTAGAGACTTCACACTACCATATGTCATCACATATGGTAGCCTTCACACTGTCAGTATGTTCCTGTGACAATAATTACACAGCTTTAATtgttaaccaacagcatcatGGTTAACTTTCTGTACTTCATAATGGAAATCTAAACAAGCTTTAAGTCTATACTAAATTCAGTCATCATTCAACTGTGACCAGGGTCACCATATTGGAGGGAATGTTAGGATAATTTTAAGGATCTGTGACTGACAGAGGCAATTAAAAAGTAAGAATTTAGTTTTTCGTGGAcgccagtgtaatatcttttcatggggcccaaaattcCTAGCAGCACCCTTCTCCACCTGCCTCTACTTAGCTTGGCTTGGTTgaatttttataatatttttattaatattattattattattattattattattatattaccaGTCATCCTGACTGAGCATTTCACCAATTTAGGCTTACATTTAGGTTTGGCACCAGTTCCGTATAATAGCCcatggaataaaataaaaatattgctagGGGCAATTCAGTATTCACTGGATATTTTTAGGGACAATCCTACCCAATTCGACACCTTTGATCGAACCTACAACTCTGTGATCAATAGctcagtgctctaaccactgagccaccgctgcccccCTTAGCATTGGAAATTCTTCTGCTGATCCAAAAAAAGTCACCATGTTGGACAATATCCTGAGATATATCCTTCCTAACTTGACATCCTTTCACTGATTATCTTGTTGATTTAATAGGAATGGAACATAACTTCAGTAAGATCGCAACCATAAACTTGAACACACCGTATGACTACAACTCTGTCATGCACTATGGAAGGTAAGCTTGGAAGCTGTTGCTCCTTCACCATTCCTACATTGTGTTtgggtggggtttttttttaccccagAAGCCATGGTGTATTCactgtatgaatatgaatatgaggTGTATGAATACACCTTGTATGATCTGTGTGGTTCCAGGTATGCTTTCTCCAGGAACAGAGAGCCAACCATCATCCCTATACCAAACAGTAATGTGAACATTGGTCGTGCCACTGAGATGAGCCAGGTCGACATCTTGCGTATCAACAGACTCTACTGTGGTTAACTGAGTTTCTCTGGTGTTAATGCATTGACAGTGTTATTCCTCTGCAGTCTGAAtgtctcatttctctctcattGTCTAGCAGACTAGTGCAGCAGAACCAGAGCATTGATTTTTTTGCAgttacattaaatacattttcaagaTTAAAACTTTTTAAGACATGGCAAAGAAATGACTCACTCGCTTGCAATGATGCAATTAATGAGTAGTAAACAATGTAATCGATCTGCATACAATATCAAACAATGTCTGATTTCATATTTTGATAATAAAGATATGTCAATATGTAATTGTACAATGACCATTGTTATAGTGTTTTTCACAATATTGAAACTATGACTACAATGTCCTTACCCTTTACCCTTCTCAATAACACTCAAACAATAGTGTGCATTACCCTGAAATCAGTATTTCTCAGTTAGCCTTGCCTTATTGCTCCAGTGCAGTCCAAAGTGTTACCCCTTTAACACGACCACTTACCCCAAAATGTTACCCCAAAAAGCCAAGGATTGACAAACAGTCAGGCTGTATTTGGACAATGACACTATTTTTGTcatttgcctctgtacaccttAATGGATTTGATATAAAGTATTGCCATAAAAATGGCACTTTTTGGagcagattatatatatatatatatatatatatatatatatatatatatatatatatatatatatatatatatgagttgtggagtagtggaactgtgttctcaggtaTGAGGGTGCACCATCTAATAGACTTTTATCACAGCCATCATATTTTTACATTCCTAAGCATTAGCAATATTAGGGAGCCAAACCTTATAACAATTTGAATGAACgcttaattaatgaattaaatagCTAGCATTGTAATCACAAACATAAGTAAATCTGTCCCACCATACAGCCCTGCATGTAATATAATGGTCTTTACTtagtgacctcactaacgctcttgtcgctaaatgcaaatccaatcctaacagcaatgtttcaaaatctTGTATAAAACCTTCCCTGAACagcagaaacagttactcctacaaaagcaggataatccCTCTTTAGTACCCTtgttttcaaaagaaacaatgaatgagcaagtgccccaatacttttattatacaatgatttttttgtcattataCATACGTACTGAGAAGAGCCATCCTATCAGATGTTCAGCATTTGATtaaatctgagcagaaagtacaGCTCCATACACTCCATACAGCAACCCAGTCGTTGTGTAGCGTTACCAGTGGTTTAAattttaaagtagttgaatATGCTCTGTATTTACTTTCATAAAGGTCTTCCTGTGATGCCTAGCTTCTTGAGAGTGTACTTTTCgctaagaaaaaaaatctgtgatTATCAACAGTACTTCAATTGTCTTCAGTGTTCTTCTATGTGTTTTGGCGTTGCTGATCTTGTCAGTGAATTGATTATTTCaaagaaaaaatgtaaaattgttGATTTGAACATTTTGAAAGTCTTCTGTCTCTCTGATAGGTACTTGGATTGCATTTAGAGAGTTCTCATGAATGGCTACCAAAAGCTCATTACTTTCAATACttacaaaaatgaataaactttaGAACTTTGATTTCCTTCATTtgccaaaaaataataaaggaaCAGGTCAGTCAATTGCCCAATTACTTTTGGGCTTAAAAACATTTGCTCTAGATGTATAGAATGACTTTGGTATACTTCAAATACCTAGTAAATCATTTTAGTTGTGTATGAGTTATGTGTTTTTTCAGAAACACAAAGAGCATGATCATGTTGAGTGCTGATTTATTTTAAGGCCCAGTTTTACAATTATGACATCAATAAAGTATTGGTAAATTAGTGATATGCAGTGAAGGGGGTTTGCTATTGGTCTTCTCCTGCTGTATCTGAGCAGTGGATAAAGGGAAGTCTTCTGCTCCTATGGATGAAAATAGAATTATTAATCAAAATCGTTCATAAATGTACAAAGGCTCATATTGAAAAGCATaacgtttattattattagcatgcAGTGGATATGAGAACAGCTGCTTTTGTGGTATAAGGATTTAAGCATTGCACTAAAGTGCTCTAGGTGTACTTACAGCACCCATAGAGTCTGTTGAGTCTAGTGATGTCGTTTTGGCTCATCTGAGTAGCCTGGCCAAAAGACACATTGCTGTTGGGGATGGGGACCATGGTGGCCAGACCATTCTTAGAGAAAGCAGTTCTAGAATgataaatgtaaagaaaaacattcacaacattgataataataataaactatataATACTCCTTCATCCTTATAGACATGGCTTTTAACACACTCACTTGCTTATGTTACCCTTATGCCAAACAGTGCAAAATAAAGCATCCCATCACTCCTCACCATATCACTCACCACCAAACTAGAAAATTCTTCATTTGTTTATGTACAAATGTACTTTTGTATATGTCTATGTTGAAATGTGCACTCCCATTCAAAAGTGGATTGTTCAGTTATATATTTCAGAAATTtagttttcagttttaaaataaaaacaaacaaacaaacaaacaaaaaaacaatttaaagataaattaaagttaaagttacATGAAGTTAAAGATACATGAAGCAAACAGTTACAACCCCAAACAGTAACTGCATAACTTcattaatatcaaatatattttcaaaGGACGTGGTAAAAAATAGCTGTATCTACAGAAACTGAGTAAAGAACTTTAAGAATGAAGTTTAACATCCAGAAAGCCTCGTATTTATAAAAGTACTGATCAAATCTCAGGGCAGAATACTTATCAGGAAAGGTATTCCAACcttcagtgttattattaaagttattattatataaaatcaGTATAACTATGAATATAAAATAGGACACATGGTTCCAGTCTTTTGAATGGCAGTGGAGGATTTGTTCCTCCCCTGCTGGTATAGATGTAATAAAATGGAGAATAGAACGCCTGACCTGTGGTACTGCATGACGGAGTTGTAGTCATAGGAAGTTCCTTGGTTGAGAGTGTTGATCTTATTGAAGTTGTGCTTCATGTCTGGTAAAGAAGTAAGATATTAACTGGTGAAATTACACAGCCTTCAAATTGCTCCTAAATCTCATGTTTCTGCTAAATCTgctaaaaaagagtttattcaaaATCAGGACTGTACTGTCAATAATGTTTTCCCAGACGACGCGGATGTGGTTGTCACGGTCACTGCGGGTCTGTTCATGGTTGAAGCCCAGAGCGTGGAGCAGCTCATGCTGGACAGTGTTGTGGTAGATGCAGCCATTGCGGTCCAGAGAGACAGTCTGACCATAACCAAGGCGACCAACGTAAGAGTAGCATCTGtcaagcaaagagagagagagtgtaagagccAAAAACCCACTGTCTGATTCTAATCTGAACTGATTTCTTATTtgttttctgattctgatctttATGTATACAGAAATCCGATTCTGAaatctaattattatttttcatgcTTGGTGCAgattaaaatgataataaagcaataaaccaCTGTAGGCTGAGAGTTAGTGATTTTACCGTGGTCAACCCTTAATTGTGGGAAAATCACTAACACGTGGTCTCAGATGGCTTTGTGCTTTTGTACAAaacataataaacacatttcaaaaaggTAATTTAAGTAGTTATTACCAATCCATTTACTTTGATAATTGTCTCCTCaaacatacaataaaaaatatgataCTAAAATTTAAAACTGAAATACTAAAAATGCTAAACTAGCATTCACACTAGCTTGAGAACACCAAGCTCTACATACTACGCAGATATGGTTTTAGATCTAGGTACAGATAGATTATGGTATTTGTGTTAATAATCTCTATTAgtatttttattgttaaaagGTTGATAAAAACAGTGGATGTGGGCCACAAAATATTACTGTCTAGGAAGAAGGAAATATTTGATTTACTGTTGAGTCTGCAGCCACAGAATACATGCTTGGAAGACTGCCCAGTTGGACAAATAAAGGAATGACAGACACATAAGATATAGAGAGAAAGATTAGCCAGCATGCTAGTTTTTGGTTATGCTGCTTGGGTTCTGTTTAGCTTACTTGTTAGCTTTTGCTTAGTGAGTATCTTCGCCTGTTTAGTTAAAATTCTGGGCACAGAATAAACCATGTTAGGAGCTTGATTGGTAAGAGTGCTACTGAAGTAAACGTTACCAAAGTGTAATCTGAAAGGGGAGAAATATGGTAAAATGTATTGTTCATTTATTGCTTATTGGAACATTACTCATGAGCATACTTTGTACAGGTCTATTGTGTGCCCACATGGGCCACATTAACCTAATTAGAACAGTAACATGGATTTCAGTTCCCTGCGGCTTTAATTGCAGGCTACTGTTGCTGAAACACATTGCACATGTGATCCTAAAATTACAGGATATGTGGAGAGGCTACTTTCTGTTAAGTTCTGCTTTTGAATTGTGGAACTCATCTCCACCTATTAGACAGTCAAGCTTGGTACACActttaaacatattgatttatttttcctttattttcacatattattattattattattattattattataatactcAGTGTATAGTCATACACATGTATATCaagtgttttacatttacaaccATGAATGTGAATCAGCCAATTAGATTTTAGAACAGACTAATGCTAATGCTTTTAATTCTGATGCCTACCCGCTGCGGGACTCAATGCTGATGTAATCCCTCTGGCTGGAGCGCGGTGTAAAGCGGATGCAGGAGACAGAGGAGAAGGAGTCTAGACCACGCTGGATAACCTGCAGCTCACGAGAGGCTGATGAGGGAAATGGCAGTACAGGTCAGTACAGATCACCCAAATATCACAGTGCATAAAGAGAGCAGGGGATTGCATAAAGCTGGCTCATCTGTAGATGGCTGCATGCCAATTTAAGCTTTGGGGACACAGCAGCACATGAGTAAAAATCACTTTGTAACTGAGTAAGAGAGGTGGAATGATGCAACATGACTGAAATGCCAACGAATCCTAATATGGCCTCATGCTAAAGCTGATATTTTAGTGTTCTGTTCTCAGCTTATTTGTTGGCTCTAATCTTACACTATTGCAGGATGCATATTTTAGTTGGAAGCACTCTGAGGAAGTTAGAAGCTGTGTTTATAAAAAAGTTAGTTTCCAATTACCGCACTTACTAAAAAAATTACTGTATTACCAAAAACCTTGGTAGCAGGTAagagaaacaagcagttacTGTCACATCCAGACTATGAACAGaatattaaaatgacaaaaatggaatCTTTCCACCTTTCAATAgaggtcattttggagaatttttacTGACCCATTCATCTTGAAATTTGActcaatataaagaacaactgccagatttgcattatgtcaaaaagacaCAAATGCATTGGAGATACAACGGttcattaaataatttattgttttaatataatacaatataaggATATATTAAATAATCTACTTGCATGAGGAAAGGTAAAGAAAATATGTGAGAAAGCAGGAGGTGGGTCTAAAATAATGTGAATGTAATCTAGAAGCTTGGAAACAGGCAAATGAGAAGAACATTAAACAATCCAGACTTCAACTTCATTGAATGAGACTTTGGAGGAGTTGGAAAAATACTAATTTAAAATCTTTCTATATCTATTTTACAAATTGTTTTGAATATTAAATGACTGCATCAGAGAAAATGCATGATATTGCAGTGTTAAATTGATCTGCAGTGAAAAaggtgtttgaggtgcagtTATCACTTACAGAAGTGGTTGGCAATGACGTATGGTACATAAACCCTTCCATCACTGGACTTGGGCCACTTGCAGCTCTGAGAAGTGCAGGGGTCAGCATTCCTTCCGCTGTTGTCTACAGCAATGTCTCCAATAACGTTTGGCTCATCAGGGCCACGAACTAACACACACGAAAGAGAGGATGAGTTATACACAGCCCTAAAACAGAGCAAGGTTTGGTGGCATAggagagaaatgtgtgtgtatgtgcacagaATGATCCCTACCAATGTTTCTGTTAGCTCTCTCCAACAGCTCACCCACAGACAACACTAGCAGAGAATTAATAGATAAACTAATTAGCACACTGTCCAACAAAGTGTATTAGTATGATTCATATATGGATTTCAAGGAGTGTAAACTTACGGGGCTACGCAGCAAGAATCATGTGAAACACAGTCGGTACAAACAGAGACATGAGAGCCAAGTTAATAAACAGTACCAAACTGACATG of the Salminus brasiliensis chromosome 25, fSalBra1.hap2, whole genome shotgun sequence genome contains:
- the LOC140547783 gene encoding low choriolytic enzyme-like; this encodes MHLTLTLILLLLLDFSPAQSRSVRASINQSSEETDNSIDKDDLSVSSIIERANKNAGQALDEPKVMFGDIAVNVGFQNADPCTARGCKWIKERDGNVYVPFFISNQYSTREKNVIESAMRSFERSTCVRFIPRTRQQDFVHIQSLSGCYSFVGRRGGGQVVSLNRNGCVYLGVVQHELLHALGFNHEQTRSDRDQHVRILLQNVIRGMEHNFSKIATINLNTPYDYNSVMHYGRYAFSRNREPTIIPIPNSNVNIGRATEMSQVDILRINRLYCG
- the LOC140548014 gene encoding low choriolytic enzyme-like codes for the protein MYSSSVLLSLSVLISLSINSLLVLSVGELLERANRNIVRGPDEPNVIGDIAVDNSGRNADPCTSQSCKWPKSSDGRVYVPYVIANHFSSRELQVIQRGLDSFSSVSCIRFTPRSSQRDYISIESRSGCYSYVGRLGYGQTVSLDRNGCIYHNTVQHELLHALGFNHEQTRSDRDNHIRVVWENIIDNMKHNFNKINTLNQGTSYDYNSVMQYHRTAFSKNGLATMVPIPNSNVSFGQATQMSQNDITRLNRLYGC